In Brachypodium distachyon strain Bd21 chromosome 2, Brachypodium_distachyon_v3.0, whole genome shotgun sequence, one genomic interval encodes:
- the LOC100844552 gene encoding esterase PIR7B has translation MSQEMGSSTGERRKHFVLVHGLGHGAWCWYKVVPVLEAAGHRVTALDLAASGVHPGRVEDVHSFEDYSRPLLDAVAAADDNRLVLVGHSHGGLSVALAMERFPGKVAAAVFAAAAMPCVGKHMGITTEEFMRRTASLEEQLMDCEMVPISNNQGAGVAISVGPEFLARKYYQHSPAEDLALAKMLVRPGNQFLDDRVMKDETLLTAGNYGSVKKVFVVAKADGSSTEEMQRWMVALSPGTEVEEIAGADHAVMSSKPREFCDVLLKIAHTC, from the exons ATGTCGCAGGAAATGGGGAGCAGCACGGGCGAGAGGAGGAAGCATTTCGTGCTGGTGCACGGGCTGGGCCACGGCGCGTGGTGCTGGTACAAGGTGGTGCCGGTGCTCGAGGCGGCCGGGCACCGGGTCACGGCGCTCGACCTCGCCGCGTCCGGCGTCCACCCGGGGCGCGTCGAGGACGTGCACTCGTTCGAGGACTACTCGCGGCCGCTGCTCGAcgcggtggccgcggcggaTGACAACAGGCTGGTGCTGGTCGGGCACAGCCACGGCGGGCTCAGCGTGGCGCTCGCCATGGAGAGGTTCCCCGGCAAGGTCGCGGCGGCCGTgttcgcggccgccgccatgccgTGCGTCGGCAAGCACATGGGCATCACCACCGAGGAG TTCATGAGAAGAACGGCATCGCTTGAGGAACAACTCATGGACTGCGAGATGGTGCCCATCAGCAACAACCAGGGTGCCGGGGTTGCAATCTCGGTTGGCCCCGAGTTCTTAGCACGCAAGTATTACCAGCACAGTCCAGCAGAG GATTTGGCCCTGGCGAAGATGTTGGTGAGGCCAGGGAACCAGTTCTTGGACGACCGGGTGATGAAGGACGAGACGCTGCTCACCGCCGGCAACTACGGGTCGGTGAAGAAGGTGTTCGTGGTGGCCAAGGCCGACGGGTCAAGCACCGAGGAGATGCAGCGCTGGATGGTGGCGCTGAGCCCCGGCACCGAGGTCGAGGAGATCGCCGGAGCTGACCATGCCGTCATGAGCTCCAAGCCGAGGGAGTTCTGTGATGTTCTGCTCAAGATAGCCCATACATGCTGA
- the LOC100832949 gene encoding probable esterase PIR7A: protein MEEGSSRGGGKHFVLVHGLCHGAWCWYKLAPLLEAAGHRVTAVDLAASGVHPARAHEVPSFEAYSRPLLDAVADDDDNNNRSLVLVGHSFGGLSVALAMERFPRKVAAAVFLAASMPCAGKPMGVTIEEFFRRVTPDFFMDSETLVLDTDQGPQTAVLLGPKLLAAKLYDRSSTEDVTLARMLVRPGNQFRDDPMMKDEALLTAGNYGSVKKVYVVVMADACSSEEEQRWMVGLSPDTEVREIAGADHMAMCSKPSELCHVLLRVASECA, encoded by the exons ATGGAGGAGGGgagcagccgcggcggcggcaagcacttCGTCCTCGTCCACGGCCTCTGCCACGGCGCCTGGTGCTGGTACAAGCTGGCCCCGCTGCTGGAGGCCGCGGGGCACCGCGTCACTGCAGTCGACCTCGCCGCGTCCGGCGTCCACCCGGCGCGCGCCCACGAGGTGCCGTCCTTCGAGGCCTACTCCCGGCCGCTCCTCGACGCCGTGGCGGATgacgacgacaacaacaacaggaGCCTGGTCCTCGTCGGCCACAGCTTCGGCGGGCTCAGCGTGGCGCTCGCCATGGAGAGGTTCCCGCGcaaggtcgccgccgccgtgttcCTGGCCGCGTCCATGCCGTGCGCCGGCAAGCCCATGGGCGTCACCATCGAGGAG TTCTTTCGCCGGGTGACGCCGGATTTCTTCATGGACAGCGAGACTCTTGTCCTGGACACCGATCAAGGCCCTCAAACCGCAGTTCTGCTCGGGCCCAAATTGCTCGCAGCAAAGCTCTACGACCGGAGCTCAACGGAG GATGTGACGCTGGCGAGGATGCTGGTGAGGCCCGGGAACCAGTTCAGGGACGACCCGATGATGAAGGACGAGGCGTTGCTGACGGCCGGCAACTACGGGTCGGTGAAGAAGGTGTACGTGGTGGTCATGGCCGACGCCTGcagcagcgaggaggagcagcgctgGATGGTCGGCCTCAGCCCCGACACGGAGGTCCGGGAgatcgccggcgccgaccacaTGGCCATGTGCTCCAAGCCCAGCGAGCTCTGCCATGTCCTGCTCCGGGTCGCCAGCGAGTGCGCCTGA
- the LOC100833261 gene encoding protein indeterminate-domain 2 — MCACMSGCKAYPSCMPAMACGGGAARECFSSGSASNTGEAVPGPGEDQFRVPYHGKPFLSSPAAMGDLRHTAACAGNDEPNPLLPSTALPVPKKTKKKRSLPGTPDPSAEVIALSPTTLMATNRFVCEICHKGFQRDQNLQLHRRGHNLPWKLRQRGSGSGSGEGPGSLPRKRAYVCPEPSCVHHDPRRALGDLTGIKKHFSRKHGEKKWRCERCGKRYAVHSDWKAHSKLCGSREYRCHCGTLFSRRDSFVTHRAFCDALAQENNKMARPLSMATVASALQGQGGQGQQHGLLQPSAASDRTQDVGIDIDNNDTADGDGFGTDAKSPHLKMFSDTAAEDDDNPLGCMLSSLGGAAPYSPSPATMAGTKLSLLGLSGPSDSSMGFSPSGLASMSATALLQKAAQMGATTSSGYGVGLGSTMAGLACQPNPGPFEPMRPLGPYDGLPLRGAHVVGFDVGGLMPGQLYGDEAHDIGAMTRAVRSMTKRESQMEPRQAEEDGRVVDYMGVQNQTAFGGISPFAHHLDPWA; from the exons ATGTGCGCATGCATGAGCGGATGCAAAGCTTATCCTAGCTGCATGCCGGCCatggcgtgcggcggcggcgctgcgagGGAGTGcttctcctccggctccgccAGCAACACCGGAGAGGCGGTACCGGGTCCGGGAGAGGATCAGTTCCGGGTGCCATACCACGGCAAGCCGTTCCTGTCAAGCCCGGCCGCCATGGGCGATCTCCGGCACACCGCCGCCTGTGCCGGCAACGACGAACCGAATCCGCTGCTGCCGTCGACGGCTCTGCCGGTtccgaagaagacgaagaagaagaggagcctgCCGGGGACACCAG ACCCGAGCGCGGAGGTGATCGCGCTGTCGCCGACGACGCTGATGGCGACGAACCGGTTCGTGTGCGAGATCTGCCACAAGGGCTTCCAGCGCGACCAGAACCTGCAGCTGCACCGCCGCGGCCACAACCTCCCCTGGAAGCTCCGCCAgcgcggctccggctccggctccggcgaaggGCCCGGCAGCCTGCCGCGGAAGCGCGCGTACGTGTGCCCGGAGCCCTCGTGCGTGCACCACGACCCCCGGCGCGCGCTGGGCGACCTGACGGGCATCAAGAAGCACTTCTCCCGCAAGCACGGCGAGAAGAAGTGGCGCTGCGAGCGCTGCGGCAAGCGCTACGCCGTGCACTCCGACTGGAAGGCCCACTCCAAGCTCTGCGGCTCCCGCGAGTACCGCTGCCACTGCGGCACCCTCTTCTCCAg GAGGGACAGCTTCGTGACGCACCGGGCCTTCTGCGACGCGCTGGCGCAGGAGAACAACAAGATGGCGCGGCCGCTGAGCATGGCCACCGTGGCCTCGGCGCTTCAGGGCCAGGGGGGACAGGGACAGCAGCACGGTCTCCTGCAGCCATCGGCGGCGTCTGATCGGACCCAAGACGTGGGGATCGACATCGACAACAACGACAccgccgacggcgacggcttCGGCACGGACGCCAAGAGCCCGCACCTGAAGATGTTCTCCGACACCGccgccgaagacgacgacaacCCGCTTGGCTGCATGCTCTCCAGCCTCGGCGGCGCTGCGCCATACTCGCCTTCCCCCGCCACCATGGCCGGGACCAAGCTCAGCTTGCTCGGCCTAAGCGGGCCAAGCGACTCTTCCATGGGCTTTTCTCCATCTGGGCTAGCAAGCATGTCGGCCACGGCGCTGTTACAGAAAGCAGCCCAGATGGGCGCCACGACGTCGAGCGGCTACGGCGTGGGCCTCGGGTCTACCATGGCTGGGCTGGCCTGTCAACCGAATCCAGGCCCGTTTGAGCCCATGAGACCGCTCGGCCCGTACGATGGGCTACCGTTACGCGGGGCGCACGTGGTTGGGTTCGACGTGGGCGGGCTGATGCCGGGCCAGCTCTACGGCGACGAGGCCCATGATATCGGCGCGATGACAAGGGCCGTACGGTCGATGACGAAACGCGAGAGCCAGATGGAGCCTCGGCAAGCGGAGGAGGACGGACGTGTGGTAGACTACATGGGTGTCCAGAACCAGACGGCCTTTGGTGGTATCAGCCCGTTTGCGCATCATTTGGACCCATGGGCCTAA
- the LOC112270957 gene encoding uncharacterized protein LOC112270957 yields the protein MVRSGIAGTGRRADRLSKLDDGTLGHILAFLGSSKEAARAAALSSRWRDIFASVHTVSFEQPGLGYGGDDDDSCGCPKRPWTFHLAVASALFARSRPAAAPAPPLRAFRLAMERFMWNDGATVDQWVFYALRHAGAELELDLSLRRACDYYRFRRYGACGYRARQEEEAAANAPAAISQVEEDHAVFEKEPPEPESGAAADDDAASSTDEAESRKSRPLRSDTGYVVPRGLFSCAALRSLRLAFCKLCCTPAAAAAISLPSLSALHLSNVLDDAGEGSVQRLVSACPRLADLTLEHCDMAGELSLLRNTRLRSLAVRCCHQLSSIAIDAPELRHVEYRGAAVVPPGGSASFLAFRFGPGGPPPSVISCKVATCGEHEEEEEPGDLALHILQPFASTAERLHFLSTHMAGSAFARLPELPSLRSLHLNGRVPHDHVSGLAAATSRVLRRAPGLETLTLFFEHKRHDRYAFEQDGDSSDFRFDDEAGHLDAHLLRYSEYDVLDAPAAAASEPVPACLRSTVSRIALVHYQGGRAQRTLARFLLRNAMVLEELYCGFAEGPLWIQTQLMREMEGWVVNEKACKEFR from the coding sequence ATGGTTCGCTCGGGGATCGCCGGAACAGGACGCCGGGCCGACCGCCTGAGCAAGCTCGACGACGGCACGCTGGGCCACATCCTCGCCTTCCTCGGCTCATccaaggaggcggcgcgcgccgcTGCGCTCTCGTCGCGGTGGCGCGACATCTTCGCCAGCGTCCACACCGTCTCCTTCGAGCAGCCGGGGCTCGGCTACGGCGGCGATGACGACGACTCGTGCGGCTGCCCCAAGCGGCCGTGGACGttccacctcgccgtcgcctccgcgCTCTTCGCCCGcagccgccccgccgccgcgccggcgccgccgctgcgcgcGTTCCGCCTCGCCATGGAACGGTTCATGTGGAACGACGGCGCCACCGTGGACCAGTGGGTCTTCTACGCCCTgaggcacgccggcgccgagctcgagctcgaccTCAGCCTCCGCCGCGCCTGTGACTACTACAGGTTCCGCCGCTACGGTGCCTGCGGGTACCGCGCtcgccaggaggaggaggccgctgCCAATGCCCCTGCCGCCATTAGCCAAGTCGAGGAGGATCACGCCGTCTTCGAGAAGGAGCCTCCCGAGCCTGagtccggcgccgccgccgacgacgacgcggccTCCAGCACTGACGAAGCAGAGTCTCGAAAGTCTCGTCCTCTACGCTCTGACACCGGGTACGTCGTCCCGAGGGGGCTCTTCTCCTGCGCCGCGCTGCGGTCGCTCCGCCTCGCCTTCTGCAAGCTCTGCtgcacgccggcagcagccgccgccatcagCCTGCCGTCGCTCTCGGCGCTCCATCTCAGCAACGTCCTGGACGACGCCGGGGAGGGGAGCGTGCAGAGGCTCGTCTCCGCTTGCCCGCGCCTGGCGGACCTCACGCTCGAGCACTGCGACATGGCAGGCGagctctccctcctccgcaaCACGCGCCTCCGCAGCCTCGCCGTCCGCTGCTGCCACCAGCTGTCCAGCATCGCCATTGACGCCCCGGAGCTCCGCCACGTGGAGTACCGCGGGGCCGCCGTCGTTCCCCCGGGCGGCAGCGCCTCGTTCCTCGCCTTCCGCTTCGGCCCCGGCGGCCCGCCGCCCTCTGTCATTTCCTGCAAGGTCGCCACCTGcggcgagcacgaggaggaagaagaacctGGCGACCTCGCGTTGCACATCCTGCAGCCGTTCGCGTCCACGGCGGAGCGCCTCCACTTCTTGTCCACCCACATGGCGGGCTCCGCCTTCGCGCGGCTCCCGGAGCTCCCGAGCCTCCGCAGCCTCCACCTCAACGGCCGCGTCCCACACGATCACGTctccggcctcgccgccgcgacgagccgcgtcctccgccgaGCCCCGGGCCTCGAGACGCTGACGCTCTTCTTCGAACACAAGCGTCACGACCGCTACGCGTTCGAGCAAGACGGAGACAGCAGCGACTTCCGCttcgacgacgaggcgggccaccTGGACGCGCATCTTCTCCGGTACAGCGAGTACGACGTCCTGGACgcgccggcggctgcggcgagcGAGCCGGTCCCGGCGTGCTTGCGGAGCACGGTGAGCAGGATCGCCCTGGTGCATTACCAGGGGGGAAGGGCACAGAGGACGCTGGCCAGGTTCTTGCTCCGCAATGCCATGGTGCTTGAGGAGCTCTACTGCGGGTTCGCGGAGGGGCCGCTGTGGATTCAGACTCAACTGATGCGCGAGATGGAAGGCTGGGTGGTGAACGAGAAAGCCTGCAAGGAGTTTCGTTGA